The following are from one region of the Flavimobilis soli genome:
- the mshD gene encoding mycothiol synthase gives MNILLVDKGLETADASAVRALAARAEEQDGTAPLSGQTLLWLSAQASVVHALAHDAEGALVGYAQVDVGGDEPSAELVVDPDLRRRGYGSALLDAVAQVAHDRPAAEGKHAAPSHGAYSVWAHGNLPEAREFAASRGLEPARELWVMSRDVTPAVGTVVPGGGAPVEPATEAEVEYPALPDGTRLRAFEVGRDELAWLDVNARAFAGHPEQGRLTRDDLQARIEQPWFRAEDLLLLEDADSGALAGFVWVKVVDETGGELYVVGVDPDSQGRGYGHLLTAVGLAHVAARGLPRAFLYVDADNVPAVTTYLRAGFETTARSVRMRSTRA, from the coding sequence GTGAACATCCTCCTCGTCGACAAGGGTCTCGAAACCGCCGACGCCTCAGCCGTCCGCGCCCTCGCAGCGCGCGCCGAGGAGCAGGACGGCACCGCGCCGCTGTCCGGGCAGACGCTCCTGTGGCTGTCCGCGCAGGCGTCCGTCGTCCACGCGCTCGCGCACGACGCCGAGGGCGCGCTCGTCGGGTACGCGCAGGTCGACGTGGGCGGCGACGAGCCGTCCGCCGAGCTCGTCGTCGACCCCGACCTCCGTCGCCGCGGCTACGGCTCCGCGCTGCTCGACGCCGTCGCGCAGGTCGCGCACGACCGCCCCGCCGCCGAGGGCAAGCACGCCGCGCCGTCGCACGGCGCGTACTCCGTGTGGGCGCACGGCAACCTGCCCGAGGCACGCGAGTTCGCCGCCTCGCGCGGGCTCGAGCCCGCGCGCGAGCTGTGGGTCATGTCGCGCGACGTCACCCCCGCCGTCGGCACGGTCGTCCCGGGCGGCGGCGCCCCGGTCGAGCCCGCGACCGAGGCCGAGGTCGAGTACCCGGCCCTGCCCGACGGCACCCGGCTGCGCGCGTTCGAGGTCGGGCGGGACGAGCTCGCATGGCTCGACGTCAACGCGCGGGCCTTCGCCGGCCACCCCGAGCAGGGCCGCCTGACCCGCGACGACCTGCAGGCGCGCATCGAGCAACCCTGGTTCCGCGCCGAGGACCTCCTGCTGCTCGAGGACGCGGACTCGGGCGCCCTCGCAGGTTTCGTGTGGGTCAAGGTCGTCGACGAGACGGGCGGTGAGCTGTACGTCGTCGGGGTCGACCCGGACTCGCAGGGGCGCGGCTACGGGCACCTGCTGACCGCCGTCGGCCTCGCCCACGTCGCCGCGCGCGGCCTGCCCCGCGCGTTCCTCTACGTCGACGCCGACAACGTCCCCGCCGTCACGACCTACCTGCGCGCCGGCTTCGAGACCACGGCCCGCAGCGTCCGCATGCGCTCGACGCGCGCCTGA